CGCTTGCCGAAGAGCCCTATACCCTGTTTACCAACGGTGGTGATGACTATGAAAAAGGGACGGTTGCCGAGCAATTATCAGGGGGCTATGCCACGCTTGAGGCCACGCAAGCGTTGGAGTTTGATTATCGCGTGATTGGTAACCACGACTTTGCCTGGGGGCCTGAGCAATTACTGGAGTACGCAAAAGATGATGTATCAACAGTCCTTGCCTCCAACACCGAATACTATGGCAATGACCCTGCGGGATTTGCAGGGGTAGACTTTGCTATTGCAGAAGTGGGCTGCATTAAGGTGGGTGTCTTTGGCATGACGTCGGGGCCATGGAATGAGCTCGATGAAGAGATTAAGCCTCAAATAGACTTTATCGACGATTTCAGAATGCGTTGGGACTGGAACGAGCGCGCTCGCGAGATCATCGCCGCCTATGGCGATCAAGTGGACTATATGGTGATGCTCAGCCACCTTGGTCATGGCACCGATGTTGCTCTAGCGACCTTTGTTGACGGCATCGATCTTGTGCTCGGCGGACACACTCACGACTCACCAAAGACCACTAGAGTAAATGGCACAACAGTACTGCTGCCTGATTTTAATGCCAAAGGTTACACCGACGTCACCGTAACGTTTGACCTAGCCACCAAAACCGCAATAACGCCCGAAACCATTGCCGAACTTGATATTACCGAATCGTTACCCGTTAACGAGACAACCAAACGTCGTATTGATGGCATCATGGGAACTTACGCTCCCGATGCGAACACCGAAATTGCTGTATCGCTCAAACAGCCAAGCCGCGATGGCATCTTGGATATTCTGCATGACAGTTTGACCGACTTTACAGCCCCCAAATCAGGGATCAATTACCAGATAGATGCCAGCTTCCTCAATCGCGGAGAAATTGAAGATAGCGAAATCTGGGCTCCAGGTTCGTTGACCCAAGAAGACTTTCATCACGCCTACCCGATTGAGCGCCAGCCTGCCAATACGCCAGGTTTCTCATCACTGTATCAAGTGAGCGTATCAGGCGAAGCGCTTAGCGCTATGCTTAATTATGAAAGTGGCCTTGATTACCATGGTCCAGCGTTAGACGATATCGATTCAGCCAAAACCTATCAAGTAGGCCTCTTTAAATCGGCTGCTTGGAATCCTGAGCTGTTCTTTAATGGCAGTTATTACCGCAAAGAAGATGCAGAATTTGTTGGCGAAGCTTGGGAGATTTTTGATGCCTACGCCCGTGAGCGTACCGCAAACTGCCAATACATCGACACTGACGAACTTCTGTTCAGCTGTGATGAAAACGCCCCGAACATTACCTCTGTTTGGAATTTTGAAGATGCGAACGATATCTTTGCACCAGAGCAAAACATCGCTTCGAGCCTTACGCTCACGAATACGTCGGATGAACCTTTATCTTGCAATGACGAACTGCTGAACTGCGGCACAAGTGAATCTTTTTCTCTGCCACTGCTTCCCGATGGTAGCAACGCTTCGGTAATAGAACTAGGCGCCTTAGGAGCATCAGATAACGGTCGCTTCCAGCTTGCTACAGAACTTGATACTAACGGTGACTTCGCCGATCAAGACCGCCTCTCTTATTACACTATCGTTTTTGATGCTCTATGGCCTGAGCTAGAAAATGACAGCAGTAAATACCGAGCGATAATCGATGCTGACACCAGCAGCAGCGCACCCGATATCTTCCTATCGCCGGAAGGCGAGATAGGTCTCGCACCGAATTACGCAGGACTTATTAAGGCCAATACTTGGCATCGTATTGCCATGGTGTTTTTTGCGTCAGAGACAGAAGATGTCGCCTACAAACTCTACATTGATGGCGAGCACATTGACACTATGCGCTATCCTGGGCTTGGTGAGCGATGGGCAATGAATAGAAAAGGCTTAGCGCTGTTCACTGATACTGCCATCAACAAATACGAATCAGGAACGGTTTATCTCAACTCATTGATGTTTGCTGCCCGCTCATTGACGGACATCGACATCGCTAAACTGGGTGGTGCTAAAGAGACACTCAACTATGTACCATCAGTGCGTGTTTTAAACCAAACCGTTGAACGCGCCTACCAAAATGCCCCTGTTGACTGGGCAAACAAATGGGTCAAACAGCGCGCTAAATTCTTCAAACAGCCCCCGCAGTAAACTCGACAAAAAGCAAAATGCGCGGACTAGAAATAGTCCGCGTACAGTCTTAGTGGATCTGGCTGTAGCCGAGCCTTACGCCAGTTAGGATCGAAGTGATACTTGAGATAGACATTGAATACACTCGGCTGGTAATCACTCGAAAATTGCTGCGATACATAGCCAACAAAGCTCCAATGGTCACTCATTCGATACTCGGTATAAAACTGCAGTCCTGCACTCACGCCACTTGATGACGAAGCTGTGCCGCCTGGGATATTGTATGGCGCATCAAAGGAAGCGTTCGAAAGAGAAACCGTGCCCCTCACCCCATATGTCCAATCAAAGCTGTGGCGACGATAATATGAGACAGGCAAAGACAACGATGTGTAGTTTTGCGGACTGTAGTATTTACCATGACCGATAATTACCTCATTGACGTTCTTCTCGTAGCCCATGTAAAACACAGCCCCACCTAAAGAGAACACCTCATCATCGCTACTAATAAAGTTGTAGTAACTACCCAACATGCCAGAGGTTCTATCGTTATCAGCGACATTGTTGCCAGTTAGCTGATGGTACTCAAGATAACCCCAAACGCCGTATGGGCGTCCGTCATTCCAAGACGCGCTCACCGTGGCGCCACTGCGAGTCACACCGCCAAACTCGGTGGTAACGCCTGTGCGATCCGTCACTGATAATCCAGAATAAGAGATAAAGCTCGCGGTAACAGGGCGCTTAGAGACATTACCTCGCAAAGTCACATCGCCCCACTCGGTGATCCCTTCAATGCCGCCTACCCAATCGGTATATCGAAAGCCAACAGGGGTGGTGCCAAGATCCGCTTGCCAGTTTTCAGCTTCCCAACCAACAGAGAAGGCTTGTCCCACTCGGTCACGCTCAAACTCAATATTGGTATCGTAATACGTTAACGTGCCGCTATTGAGGTAAACGCTGTCAGTACGAAGCTTAAGGCGACCGTCCCACTCAGGGATAGCAATGCCAAGCTCAAAAGGAACAGTGAGGTATTTAGAGCCACCCGGCACATTATTAAACTCACCGCCCACAATGAAATAGGACTGATGACGCTCATCAATTCTATCGAGTGTGGCAATAATGTCGTTGGTCATCCAGTTATCATCGGCATCGCGATACGCGCTACCAATATCTCGGACTCGGGTCAGCCCCAAACGCTCTTTATCATCCAAAAGCAAAGCTTGACGCGAATACTGCTGAGTCAACGCATCGCTAGATTGAGACAACGACGCTTCTTGCAACTGCCAATAATTGAAAGCGTTCAGAGGTTTTAATGGCAAATGGTTGTTGAAAAAGTTGATGTAGGACTGATTGTCGGTTTCCAGCGCCAAAGATAAGCTGCTAACGATTTGCTCGTTGCTAAGCTCAAACACGCGCTGCGCTTGAATATCCAACACAGGGTCGATGTATTGTGGCGCAGCGCTGAGCCAAGTGCTCAGCCGCTGTTGAGAAAGTACAACACCATCGTTAAGACTTGCCAAATAAATCTCTGACGCTGCTTCAACCTCGTTTTCAGCCAGCAGTCTATCGGCATCAAACAAGCTCTGGCGCTGCTCAATAATGTCTGACAGTACTTTGCGTTGCTCTGCTTCTTGATAGATAGCGCGGTGAAAATTAGCACTGTCGATATCAAACGCCGCTTGCGACATCAGCTCAAGCTCTGGCGTACTAAGCGACGCGATATCCACTGCGTCCATTTCTGCTTGAGCGCGCTCATCAAATGGTGTCTCTGACCACAATACAATCGCAGTTGGACGATCATGACGGGCAACATTCTCAATAAAGGCGATCAGCTCATCACCTCTAAGCTGCTGCTCAGCGATTTGTTGGCGGTAGTATTCAAGTTTTACACGAGAATAGGTAGAAAGCTCCGCAGACGTAAGCTGCTGAGCGGGCGATTGATTCACAACCGCGAACGCTTCATCCCAGCGCCCTTGACCCGACAAATACAAGGTATAAGCGTGAGTATGTTCATTATCTTGGTGCTGTTGATAAGCACGGCTCATCACAGTATCTGCCAAGCGGCGCTGGTTTAAACGCAGCAACTGTTCAGCAATGTCTTTGTTTAACCAAGGTAGGTAAGCATCACTGTCGAGTACGTGTTTAAACTGCGCGCGAAATAGCGGATCATTTTCTGGCAGAGACTTGCTTTTAAGCAGCTTATCATAAACCACAAGGTGCTCGACCTCGGCTGCATACGCTGCGATTTGCTCTATTTGTGCCGGTTTGAGCGTCTGCAATGCAGCATACTCCCCCGCATGCCCTTTATTTGGCGCATAAGTTTGCACCCAAAGTTGCAGCGCAGAACTATTGTCTGGCGCCAAGGTCAGTGCTTTGTTGGCAGCCTGATGCGCTTGGGAATACTCTTGCTGCGCCAGATAAACCCGCCCTTTGATGATATAAGCAAAAGGCTCACTATTGTCGAGAGACAATGCTAAGTCCGCTTGCTGCATTGCCTTATCGTATTGCTCAGCACTCAGAGCACGCCTCGAAGCATCGAGTGCTTGCCAAAAGCGAATCGAATTGATCTCAGATTGGTAAAAATCGATGAGGTCTGGCGAATCATCAAGCTGCTGCGCTTGCTTAAACGCATTCACTGAAGCTCGATAATTATTGTTATGGTAATGGTAGCGACCAAGTGCAACTAAGATTTCCGGATCGTTTGGGTACTTGCGGTTGGCCGCTTGCAGTGCCTTGAATGTGGTGGCGTCATACTGACGATTTTCAATGCGCGCAAACGCAGCGAGCTTGCCACGGTATACGGGGTCTTTGCGCAGCATCTTTTCTCGATCCCAGCGCTGCTTAGCTGTTTCGTATTGCTGTTGAATACCTAAGTTCTCTGGATGATAACTGGCTATCAGCTCATGAGTATCCATCCACTGTTGAGACATAGGCTCAGTTTGTAGCTCAGTCATCCAAAGAGTACTGGCGAACACGCCAAGACGAGAGTCATTCGCTAAGTCACGATAAATCGCTAACGCTTCTGGCTCTCGCCCATAGCGCGAGAGGTGCCGAGCAAGACCTAAGCGAATTTCACCCACATTGGGAAACGCGCGATCCAACTGCTGATACGCTTCAAGTACCTGCTCTTGGTACTGTGGAAATGTCGATTTGAGTCCAAGATAATCAAGCTCACTAATAATATCTGGACGCTCGGAACCATAAAGCTCCTCAAACAGTTTTAACGCAGCTTCGTTTTGACCGCCGCGCTGCAACAGCAAGGCTTGATTGTATTGATCGCGCTCTGTGGTATGTAATTCAAGATAATTGCCAAAGGCTGAAACCAAAGCTGGATCGGCTTGATTATTCAATTGCTTAAAAAGAACACTTGCTTCATCAGATCGATTGTTTCTTACCAACCAGCGCGCCTTCGCGAACAAGGCTTCGGGACTCTCTGGAGTGATCGCTAGCCAACGCTCTACTGCCGCTTCAACTAAGGTCTCGTCCTGTTTGAGCTCACCGATCACTATCTGATTTTCAAGCCAGTCTGGTGCTGAGCGGTAAAACACCGAAGGTACATCGCTGCCCCACGCAGAGGAGCAAAGTACACTCAAAAGCGCAGCAGAAATTTGGCTCGATGCTCTCGTTACCTTCA
The Vibrio sp. CB1-14 DNA segment above includes these coding regions:
- a CDS encoding cellulose synthase subunit BcsC-related outer membrane protein, producing the protein MKVTRASSQISAALLSVLCSSAWGSDVPSVFYRSAPDWLENQIVIGELKQDETLVEAAVERWLAITPESPEALFAKARWLVRNNRSDEASVLFKQLNNQADPALVSAFGNYLELHTTERDQYNQALLLQRGGQNEAALKLFEELYGSERPDIISELDYLGLKSTFPQYQEQVLEAYQQLDRAFPNVGEIRLGLARHLSRYGREPEALAIYRDLANDSRLGVFASTLWMTELQTEPMSQQWMDTHELIASYHPENLGIQQQYETAKQRWDREKMLRKDPVYRGKLAAFARIENRQYDATTFKALQAANRKYPNDPEILVALGRYHYHNNNYRASVNAFKQAQQLDDSPDLIDFYQSEINSIRFWQALDASRRALSAEQYDKAMQQADLALSLDNSEPFAYIIKGRVYLAQQEYSQAHQAANKALTLAPDNSSALQLWVQTYAPNKGHAGEYAALQTLKPAQIEQIAAYAAEVEHLVVYDKLLKSKSLPENDPLFRAQFKHVLDSDAYLPWLNKDIAEQLLRLNQRRLADTVMSRAYQQHQDNEHTHAYTLYLSGQGRWDEAFAVVNQSPAQQLTSAELSTYSRVKLEYYRQQIAEQQLRGDELIAFIENVARHDRPTAIVLWSETPFDERAQAEMDAVDIASLSTPELELMSQAAFDIDSANFHRAIYQEAEQRKVLSDIIEQRQSLFDADRLLAENEVEAASEIYLASLNDGVVLSQQRLSTWLSAAPQYIDPVLDIQAQRVFELSNEQIVSSLSLALETDNQSYINFFNNHLPLKPLNAFNYWQLQEASLSQSSDALTQQYSRQALLLDDKERLGLTRVRDIGSAYRDADDNWMTNDIIATLDRIDERHQSYFIVGGEFNNVPGGSKYLTVPFELGIAIPEWDGRLKLRTDSVYLNSGTLTYYDTNIEFERDRVGQAFSVGWEAENWQADLGTTPVGFRYTDWVGGIEGITEWGDVTLRGNVSKRPVTASFISYSGLSVTDRTGVTTEFGGVTRSGATVSASWNDGRPYGVWGYLEYHQLTGNNVADNDRTSGMLGSYYNFISSDDEVFSLGGAVFYMGYEKNVNEVIIGHGKYYSPQNYTSLSLPVSYYRRHSFDWTYGVRGTVSLSNASFDAPYNIPGGTASSSSGVSAGLQFYTEYRMSDHWSFVGYVSQQFSSDYQPSVFNVYLKYHFDPNWRKARLQPDPLRLYADYF
- a CDS encoding metallophosphoesterase, with protein sequence MTRTRFTLLALGSALSTLLLSGCNDDTSVSLGDPIPVAPTKSHGPACDASADTQTIRFIHVADLHGHFGYREQFYSKIKQAHVDALAEEPYTLFTNGGDDYEKGTVAEQLSGGYATLEATQALEFDYRVIGNHDFAWGPEQLLEYAKDDVSTVLASNTEYYGNDPAGFAGVDFAIAEVGCIKVGVFGMTSGPWNELDEEIKPQIDFIDDFRMRWDWNERAREIIAAYGDQVDYMVMLSHLGHGTDVALATFVDGIDLVLGGHTHDSPKTTRVNGTTVLLPDFNAKGYTDVTVTFDLATKTAITPETIAELDITESLPVNETTKRRIDGIMGTYAPDANTEIAVSLKQPSRDGILDILHDSLTDFTAPKSGINYQIDASFLNRGEIEDSEIWAPGSLTQEDFHHAYPIERQPANTPGFSSLYQVSVSGEALSAMLNYESGLDYHGPALDDIDSAKTYQVGLFKSAAWNPELFFNGSYYRKEDAEFVGEAWEIFDAYARERTANCQYIDTDELLFSCDENAPNITSVWNFEDANDIFAPEQNIASSLTLTNTSDEPLSCNDELLNCGTSESFSLPLLPDGSNASVIELGALGASDNGRFQLATELDTNGDFADQDRLSYYTIVFDALWPELENDSSKYRAIIDADTSSSAPDIFLSPEGEIGLAPNYAGLIKANTWHRIAMVFFASETEDVAYKLYIDGEHIDTMRYPGLGERWAMNRKGLALFTDTAINKYESGTVYLNSLMFAARSLTDIDIAKLGGAKETLNYVPSVRVLNQTVERAYQNAPVDWANKWVKQRAKFFKQPPQ